The following proteins are encoded in a genomic region of Limosilactobacillus reuteri subsp. reuteri:
- a CDS encoding transposase, which yields MDRNQGPLLNYLHCYSRRNFQYHWLSNQEVVERLLDFSPDLRAAYEYYQDLIATISNRSQALLDQLIKRNNLPSAMRRVKRTLAKHRQEIIASFYILLTNGPIEGANNKIKIIKRTAYGYRNFFHFRIRLLISLKTSNLMIRELSKKRTRPKAKVA from the coding sequence TTGGACCGGAATCAAGGACCCTTACTTAATTACCTACACTGTTATTCTCGGCGTAACTTCCAATATCACTGGTTATCCAATCAAGAAGTCGTCGAACGGCTACTCGATTTCTCTCCAGATCTAAGGGCTGCCTACGAATACTATCAAGACTTAATAGCCACGATTAGTAACCGCAGTCAGGCCTTGTTAGATCAGTTAATCAAGCGGAATAATTTACCAAGTGCGATGCGACGAGTTAAGCGAACCCTTGCCAAGCACCGCCAGGAGATCATTGCCAGCTTTTACATCCTACTAACCAACGGGCCGATCGAAGGCGCTAATAATAAAATCAAGATAATAAAACGAACCGCATATGGCTATCGCAACTTCTTCCATTTTCGGATTAGGCTTCTTATTTCGTTGAAGACTTCTAATCTCATGATCCGTGAATTATCAAAAAAGAGAACTAGACCAAAAGCCAAAGTAGCTTAG
- a CDS encoding cytochrome b5 domain-containing protein has protein sequence MMADKVMTRDELAKYNGQAGQPAYVAVEGVIYDVSAKPAWQGGRHHGNLAGQDLTDVLLEKSPHGKRVLKDLPVVGRLAE, from the coding sequence ATGATGGCTGATAAGGTAATGACGAGGGATGAACTAGCAAAGTACAATGGCCAAGCTGGTCAACCTGCCTACGTAGCAGTTGAAGGTGTAATCTATGACGTCTCTGCTAAACCAGCCTGGCAGGGTGGCCGCCACCATGGAAACTTGGCCGGCCAGGACTTGACAGACGTTTTGCTTGAAAAGTCACCCCATGGTAAACGGGTATTAAAGGATCTGCCAGTCGTCGGTAGACTTGCTGAATAG
- a CDS encoding ISL3 family transposase, translating to MSHNDSILNILGIKDKNIKIISVEEAEHNDDSVKEYITLITATLSYPINRCRNCGFPTVNKDGFRKTHVRLASLNGRRYELELRKQRYKCKSCHTTFGVITNLTKENQTLSSNLKNQIMLWARKGLSGQLIAEMCHCSPSSVRRTILERMEPHYRVAKLPKHLCFDEFRSTKSVMSFICCDAETHQIITKLQDRLSPTIIDYFESRYSKAERECVQSVVIDLNAQYQSFIYRLFPNASIIIDRFHLVQLAGRALDNCRISILKQLDKQSREYKIMKSHWKLFHKKAEDLHPEEVVFLRGVKQYMTRQNAVDLITSKFSKFAEVYQTYQDITKALNERNSELLESTILDYQKTNTEMDTAIQTLRQNRKYVLNSAKFEYSNVPLEGINRKIKTLKRTCYGFANQKFFFLRIDCIFS from the coding sequence ATGTCCCATAATGATTCTATCCTAAATATTCTTGGAATTAAAGATAAAAATATTAAAATTATTTCTGTTGAAGAAGCTGAACACAACGATGATTCTGTTAAAGAGTATATAACACTAATAACAGCTACTCTTTCCTATCCGATTAATCGTTGTCGTAACTGTGGCTTTCCTACAGTTAATAAGGATGGCTTTCGCAAAACTCATGTACGACTGGCTAGTTTAAACGGGAGAAGATATGAATTAGAGCTTCGTAAACAACGCTATAAATGTAAATCATGCCATACTACTTTTGGTGTTATTACCAATTTAACCAAAGAAAATCAAACCCTATCCAGTAATCTTAAAAATCAAATCATGCTTTGGGCTCGTAAAGGACTATCTGGTCAGCTAATTGCTGAAATGTGTCACTGCTCTCCTAGCAGTGTTCGTCGAACAATTTTAGAGCGCATGGAACCACACTATCGTGTAGCTAAGTTGCCTAAGCATCTATGTTTTGACGAGTTTCGTTCAACTAAGTCTGTGATGTCCTTTATCTGTTGTGACGCTGAAACCCACCAAATTATCACAAAGTTACAGGATCGTCTATCACCTACCATTATTGATTATTTTGAAAGTCGTTATTCAAAAGCCGAACGCGAATGCGTCCAATCAGTTGTGATTGATTTAAATGCTCAATATCAAAGCTTTATCTATCGCCTTTTCCCTAATGCCAGCATTATTATTGATCGTTTCCATCTTGTGCAATTAGCTGGTCGCGCTTTGGACAATTGTCGTATTTCTATCCTAAAACAACTTGATAAACAGAGCCGAGAATATAAAATTATGAAGTCACATTGGAAGCTATTCCATAAAAAAGCTGAAGATCTTCACCCTGAAGAAGTAGTTTTTCTTCGCGGCGTTAAGCAATATATGACTCGCCAAAATGCTGTTGATCTCATTACTAGTAAATTTTCCAAGTTTGCTGAAGTATACCAAACTTACCAAGATATCACGAAAGCCCTAAACGAGCGCAATAGTGAATTACTAGAGTCAACCATCTTAGACTACCAAAAAACCAATACAGAAATGGATACCGCTATCCAAACCCTTCGTCAAAACAGAAAATATGTCTTAAATAGTGCTAAATTTGAATACTCTAATGTTCCTTTAGAAGGCATCAATCGCAAAATCAAAACTCTAAAACGAACTTGTTATGGTTTTGCCAATCAAAAATTTTTCTTTTTAAGAATCGATTGTATTTTTTCGTAA
- a CDS encoding transposase, translating to MTYTHLTTNELIIIAHSFVQKLKAYRVAQMINRCQVLARYKEGIKCGFETKFSNGRTEGINNRIKTIKRVACGYRYFTAFKTWIYLIIGHQIQTN from the coding sequence ATGACTTACACCCATCTTACCACAAACGAGCTGATAATCATCGCCCATTCTTTCGTGCAAAAGCTTAAAGCGTACCGAGTGGCCCAAATGATCAACCGTTGCCAAGTTTTAGCGCGTTATAAAGAGGGGATTAAGTGTGGCTTTGAGACTAAGTTCTCAAATGGTCGAACCGAAGGGATTAATAATCGAATTAAGACTATCAAACGAGTTGCCTGTGGTTATCGTTACTTTACGGCATTTAAAACTTGGATTTATTTAATTATTGGCCACCAAATTCAAACTAACTAA